The following are encoded in a window of Oreochromis aureus strain Israel breed Guangdong linkage group 10, ZZ_aureus, whole genome shotgun sequence genomic DNA:
- the radx gene encoding RPA-related protein RADX isoform X1 — translation MEDNSSSSSVVSGVTQASFLQKTLERLSSTQNLKLKTEEAGPVAVIALQRYLSEQTEGQQLDSYSYDVTVTDGVWRAKCFLHPSLNHLVHSNSLKTGSDISITQCSFVYNERRLGHGYICIEQLRCAAKRSAVLARVNTVSSLPMLVKQGMERSVVLQSDVPLQVSRKHYLSLWNNDDPEGDIWMSGSPSADTVLDVSKVTLLSSLDSSFKNTWKPLPLLVKIIHKSRLRYYGKFGLKIDYPYQAYFEVADQSGTMSLVLWNELCPEFYQRLNVGTVLYLQNYTLKQSYSNRSRPQMDHHRMKTFNSVEICLNPRNPASVITVVSPKSILPQWGLPDISYQFTARSELEKLANNSACDIIGLVTFVGRVERVKSKGKGPEKYWTYRWVHAVDGTSDHPFILELFSTSQAEIFSHICPMTYLVCTQMRVCHVEGSLPYLTSSCETETFITGYHKGQPYVNDPRVKSFIQWTKTLKDNVVLQKTAVGGYYRYPRPPAMFTQSMADAQVPLVAAADLKRELETLQYREHKKLAIQGQIAVVQYMETPKTPEPQGLKDKEVPSASTDVCDQTVTYPSHSSTAKQTLVESSTSHCTDSSSESRRKRRIQMSKTTQSSLNCGNIPAKRNAGCKNTDEGEEQAEEESNSAFEEVQQVGLSLEGENPHSDSNDLSWESSSWAKQQQEVSEHLCQGGLWQDSICRRFTLDEKNVLLQWSNLQPTRWTPLRTADALSPLLCPGYYHVTILGINKQIAVDAVYIPVVSSSEPQAVGLPQDPHGNTMLSCLSSGFLCPLSNTANNSEETLSSPEEILATASELEDTHVVCILDLCHLGGDKVEVMISKVYRLTEVSLD, via the exons ATGGAGGATAActcatcttcttcttcagtgGTGAGTGGTGTCACTCAAGCGTCTTTCCTCCAGAAGACTTTGGAGCGGTTATCATCTACACAGAActtgaaactgaaaactgaggagGCAGGTCCTGTCGCTGTCATCGCACTTCAGAGATACCTGTCCGAGCAAACCGAAGGGCAGCAGCTCGACAGCTACAGCTACGATGTGACAGTCACAGATGGAGTCTGGCGAGCTAAATGCTTCCTTCACCCCAGTTTGAATCATCTGGTGCACAGCAACAGCCTAAAGACCGGGTCTGACATCAGCATCACGCAGTGCTCCTTTGTTTACAACGAAAGGAGGCTGGGACATGGCTACATCTGCATTGAACAGCTCAGATGTGCTGCAAAAAGATCTGCTGTGCTGGCTCGTGTAAACACTGTCAGTTCACTGCCCATGCTGGTCAAGCAGGGAATGGAGAGGAGCGTGGTCCTGCAAAGTGATGTCCCCCTTCAGGTGAGCCGCAAACATTACCTGTCACTGTGGAACAACGACGACCCAGAGGGCGACATCTGGATGTCAGGATCCCCTTCAGCTGATACTGTGCTGGACG TGTCCAAGGTTACACTTCTTTCTAGCCTGGACTCATCCTTCAAAAACACGTGGAAGCCCCTCCCTCTCCTGGTGAAAATCATACACAAATCCAGGTTAAGGTATTATGGAAAGTTTGGCCTCAAGATTGATTACCCATACCAG GCATACTTTGAAGTTGCTGACCAGAGTGGCACAATGTCCCTTGTGCTTTGGAACGAACTTTGTCCCGAGTTTTACCAGCGACTGAATGTTGGCACAGTGTTGTACCTCCAAAATTACACTCTGAAACAGAGTTATTCAAACCGGTCACGCCCCCAAATGGACCACCACAGAATGAAGACCTTTAACTCTGTTG aaATCTGCCTGAACCCTCGCAACCCAGCTTCAGTCATCACCGTGGTCTCACCAAAGAGCATACTTCCTCAATGGGGACTGCCTGACATTTCCTACCAGTTCACTGCTCG GTCAGAGTTGGAGAAGCTGGCCAACAATTCAGCATGTGACATAATTGGTTTGGTGACATTTGTTGGCCGTGTTGAAAGAGTGAAGAGTAAAGGGAAAG GTCCAGAAAAGTACTGGACGTATCGCTGGGTGCATGCAGTGGATGGAACATCTGACCATCCTTTTATTCTGGAGCTTTTTTCCACTTCTCAAGCAGAAATCTTCAGTCATATTTGTCCGA TGACCTACCTGGTTTGCACTCAGATGAGGGTTTGTCATGTGGAAGGCTCGTTGCCGTACCTCACAAGCAGCTGTGAGACTGAGACGTTCATCACAG GTTACCATAAAGGTCAGCCGTATGTGAATGACCCCAGAGTGAAGAGCTTCATCCAGTGGACCAAGACTCTGAAGGACAATGTTGTCCTCCAGAAAACAGCTGTTGGTGGCTATTACCGCTACCCTCGCCCCCCAGCGATGTTTACACAGTCAATGGCTGATG CTCAAGTTCCTCTGGTTGCTGCAGCTGATTTGAAGAGAGAGTTAGAAACCCTGCAGTACAGAGAACACAAGAAACTCGCAATCCAAGGTCAGATCGCAGTAGTGCAGTACATGGAAACCCCAAAGACTCCAGAGCCACAAGGACTAAAAGACAAAGAG GTGCCCAGTGCTTCCACTGATGTGTGTGATCAAACTGTGACGTACCCCAGTCATTCCTCAACAGCAAAGCAGACTTTAGTGGAGAGTTCAACGTCTCACTGTACTGACAGCAGCTCCGAGAgcagaaggaaaagaagaatTCAAATGAG TAAAACCACACAATCCTCCTTGAATTGCGGTAACATTCCAGCTAAAAG GAACGCTGGATGTAAAAATACAGACGAGGGTGAAGAGCAGGCGGAAGAAGAGAGCAACTCTGCATTTGAGGAAGTTCAACAAGTGGGACTCAGTCTGGAAGGTGAAAATCCACATTCAG ACTCTAACGATTTATCATGGGAAAGCAGCAGCTGGGCGAAGCAACAACAAGAAGTGTCCGAGCATTTGTGTCAAGGCGGTCTGTGGCAGGACAGCATCTGTCGGAGGTTCACGCTTGATGAGAAGAACGTCCTGCTGCAGTGGAGTAACCTTCAGCCAACACGGTGGACACCACTGCGGACTGCTGACGCTCTCTCTCCTTTGCTTTGTCCAGGATACTACCACGTAACAATATTAG GCATTAACAAGCAGATAGCTGTTGATGCTGTGTATATTCCTGTTGTTAGCTCCAGCGAGCCACAGGCTGTGGGCCTTCCTCAGGATCCACATGGCAACACCATGCTGTCCTGCCTTTCATCTGGTTTCCTCTGTCCTCTCAGCAACACCGCCAACAACAG
- the radx gene encoding RPA-related protein RADX isoform X2 — MEDNSSSSSVVSGVTQASFLQKTLERLSSTQNLKLKTEEAGPVAVIALQRYLSEQTEGQQLDSYSYDVTVTDGVWRAKCFLHPSLNHLVHSNSLKTGSDISITQCSFVYNERRLGHGYICIEQLRCAAKRSAVLARVNTVSSLPMLVKQGMERSVVLQSDVPLQVSRKHYLSLWNNDDPEGDIWMSGSPSADTVLDVSKVTLLSSLDSSFKNTWKPLPLLVKIIHKSRLRYYGKFGLKIDYPYQAYFEVADQSGTMSLVLWNELCPEFYQRLNVGTVLYLQNYTLKQSYSNRSRPQMDHHRMKTFNSVEICLNPRNPASVITVVSPKSILPQWGLPDISYQFTARSELEKLANNSACDIIGLVTFVGRVERVKSKGKGPEKYWTYRWVHAVDGTSDHPFILELFSTSQAEIFSHICPMTYLVCTQMRVCHVEGSLPYLTSSCETETFITGYHKGQPYVNDPRVKSFIQWTKTLKDNVVLQKTAVGGYYRYPRPPAMFTQSMADAQVPLVAAADLKRELETLQYREHKKLAIQGQIAVVQYMETPKTPEPQGLKDKEVPSASTDVCDQTVTYPSHSSTAKQTLVESSTSHCTDSSSESRRKRRIQMRNAGCKNTDEGEEQAEEESNSAFEEVQQVGLSLEGENPHSDSNDLSWESSSWAKQQQEVSEHLCQGGLWQDSICRRFTLDEKNVLLQWSNLQPTRWTPLRTADALSPLLCPGYYHVTILGINKQIAVDAVYIPVVSSSEPQAVGLPQDPHGNTMLSCLSSGFLCPLSNTANNSEETLSSPEEILATASELEDTHVVCILDLCHLGGDKVEVMISKVYRLTEVSLD; from the exons ATGGAGGATAActcatcttcttcttcagtgGTGAGTGGTGTCACTCAAGCGTCTTTCCTCCAGAAGACTTTGGAGCGGTTATCATCTACACAGAActtgaaactgaaaactgaggagGCAGGTCCTGTCGCTGTCATCGCACTTCAGAGATACCTGTCCGAGCAAACCGAAGGGCAGCAGCTCGACAGCTACAGCTACGATGTGACAGTCACAGATGGAGTCTGGCGAGCTAAATGCTTCCTTCACCCCAGTTTGAATCATCTGGTGCACAGCAACAGCCTAAAGACCGGGTCTGACATCAGCATCACGCAGTGCTCCTTTGTTTACAACGAAAGGAGGCTGGGACATGGCTACATCTGCATTGAACAGCTCAGATGTGCTGCAAAAAGATCTGCTGTGCTGGCTCGTGTAAACACTGTCAGTTCACTGCCCATGCTGGTCAAGCAGGGAATGGAGAGGAGCGTGGTCCTGCAAAGTGATGTCCCCCTTCAGGTGAGCCGCAAACATTACCTGTCACTGTGGAACAACGACGACCCAGAGGGCGACATCTGGATGTCAGGATCCCCTTCAGCTGATACTGTGCTGGACG TGTCCAAGGTTACACTTCTTTCTAGCCTGGACTCATCCTTCAAAAACACGTGGAAGCCCCTCCCTCTCCTGGTGAAAATCATACACAAATCCAGGTTAAGGTATTATGGAAAGTTTGGCCTCAAGATTGATTACCCATACCAG GCATACTTTGAAGTTGCTGACCAGAGTGGCACAATGTCCCTTGTGCTTTGGAACGAACTTTGTCCCGAGTTTTACCAGCGACTGAATGTTGGCACAGTGTTGTACCTCCAAAATTACACTCTGAAACAGAGTTATTCAAACCGGTCACGCCCCCAAATGGACCACCACAGAATGAAGACCTTTAACTCTGTTG aaATCTGCCTGAACCCTCGCAACCCAGCTTCAGTCATCACCGTGGTCTCACCAAAGAGCATACTTCCTCAATGGGGACTGCCTGACATTTCCTACCAGTTCACTGCTCG GTCAGAGTTGGAGAAGCTGGCCAACAATTCAGCATGTGACATAATTGGTTTGGTGACATTTGTTGGCCGTGTTGAAAGAGTGAAGAGTAAAGGGAAAG GTCCAGAAAAGTACTGGACGTATCGCTGGGTGCATGCAGTGGATGGAACATCTGACCATCCTTTTATTCTGGAGCTTTTTTCCACTTCTCAAGCAGAAATCTTCAGTCATATTTGTCCGA TGACCTACCTGGTTTGCACTCAGATGAGGGTTTGTCATGTGGAAGGCTCGTTGCCGTACCTCACAAGCAGCTGTGAGACTGAGACGTTCATCACAG GTTACCATAAAGGTCAGCCGTATGTGAATGACCCCAGAGTGAAGAGCTTCATCCAGTGGACCAAGACTCTGAAGGACAATGTTGTCCTCCAGAAAACAGCTGTTGGTGGCTATTACCGCTACCCTCGCCCCCCAGCGATGTTTACACAGTCAATGGCTGATG CTCAAGTTCCTCTGGTTGCTGCAGCTGATTTGAAGAGAGAGTTAGAAACCCTGCAGTACAGAGAACACAAGAAACTCGCAATCCAAGGTCAGATCGCAGTAGTGCAGTACATGGAAACCCCAAAGACTCCAGAGCCACAAGGACTAAAAGACAAAGAG GTGCCCAGTGCTTCCACTGATGTGTGTGATCAAACTGTGACGTACCCCAGTCATTCCTCAACAGCAAAGCAGACTTTAGTGGAGAGTTCAACGTCTCACTGTACTGACAGCAGCTCCGAGAgcagaaggaaaagaagaatTCAAATGAG GAACGCTGGATGTAAAAATACAGACGAGGGTGAAGAGCAGGCGGAAGAAGAGAGCAACTCTGCATTTGAGGAAGTTCAACAAGTGGGACTCAGTCTGGAAGGTGAAAATCCACATTCAG ACTCTAACGATTTATCATGGGAAAGCAGCAGCTGGGCGAAGCAACAACAAGAAGTGTCCGAGCATTTGTGTCAAGGCGGTCTGTGGCAGGACAGCATCTGTCGGAGGTTCACGCTTGATGAGAAGAACGTCCTGCTGCAGTGGAGTAACCTTCAGCCAACACGGTGGACACCACTGCGGACTGCTGACGCTCTCTCTCCTTTGCTTTGTCCAGGATACTACCACGTAACAATATTAG GCATTAACAAGCAGATAGCTGTTGATGCTGTGTATATTCCTGTTGTTAGCTCCAGCGAGCCACAGGCTGTGGGCCTTCCTCAGGATCCACATGGCAACACCATGCTGTCCTGCCTTTCATCTGGTTTCCTCTGTCCTCTCAGCAACACCGCCAACAACAG